From Topomyia yanbarensis strain Yona2022 chromosome 1, ASM3024719v1, whole genome shotgun sequence, one genomic window encodes:
- the LOC131695685 gene encoding uncharacterized protein LOC131695685: MVVNSVPSKPASTPGGPAGTDSIDRQYSFYRPYPFFHTMYNPGYNPYLQYGPQHPPLTGPAAGPPYPVYQAADMSQGYSSKFGPPSGSGYGGGSTGHGSSYGPPGPSSSGGGYEYHPRMPAHTHHPTFHFSSPKSKKGKGAALSALTLLAFLYFLNMLQSCLKEHMDTMNPTVMVMTAGATRRKDVGDVIIQQPEEMVGEYDAANGYDVATDRYRNPYIAGGNRTQAGPNYYGSFDKSHKFQKPEAGGDRFRGSSKDQVIYYDD; this comes from the exons ATGGTAGTTAACTCAGTTCCGAGCAAACCAGCGAGCACACCGGGCGGACCGGCTGGTACCGATTCCATCGACCGTCAGTATTCGTTTTACCGTCCGTATCCGTTTTTCCACACCATGTACAACCCAGGCTACAATCCGTACCTACAGTATGGGCCACAGCATCCACCCTTAACCGGACCAGCAGCGGGTCCACCGTATCCGGTGTACCAGGCAGCTGACATGTCTCAGGGTTATAGTTCTAAGTTTGGACCACCGAGTGGATCCGGTTATGGAGGAGGTAGCACCGGCCATGGCTCATCCTATGGACCACCGGGTCCTTCATCATCCGGAGGGGGATATGAATATCATCCTCGTATGCCAGCTCATACACATCATCCAACATTTCACTTTTCAAgtccaaaatcgaaaaaagggAAAGGAGCAGCTCTTTCGGCGCTCACACTACTGGCATTTCTGTACTTTTTAAACATGCTGCAGAGCTGCTTGAAGGAACACATGGACACTATGAATCCGACT gtAATGGTAATGACTGCGGGTGCCACACGACGGAAGGACGTTGGTGATGTTATAATACAACAACCGGAAGAAATGGTCGGAGAATACGATGCCGCCAATGGATATGATGTGGCAACAGATAGATATCGTAATCCGTACATCGCGGGCGGAAATCGAACCCAAGCAGGACCGAATTATTATGGAAGCTTCGATAAAAGTCATAAATTCCAAAAACCTGAAGCAGGAGGGGATCGGTTTCGTGGTTCTTCGAAAGATCAAGTGATTTATTATGATGACTGA